A DNA window from Trichomycterus rosablanca isolate fTriRos1 chromosome 9, fTriRos1.hap1, whole genome shotgun sequence contains the following coding sequences:
- the esr2a gene encoding estrogen receptor 2a, with protein MSESPNRDPPLVQLQEVDSSRAGGRVISSILTSSSSPTMPMESRPICIASPYTDVGHDFTTHPFYSPTLLSYSGPPLADCPSVGQSLSPTLFWPSHSHMATLALHRPQAHCQQNQLNNCTWQELAPRSYTSEDSSKPMGKRSVECEESFSSAESKSDMHFCAVCSDYASGYHYGVWSCEGCKAFFKRSIQGHNDYICPATNQCTIDKNRRKSCQACRLRKCYEVGMMKCGMRRERGSYSRGGTQHRRMARFPARAVTSSQSQIERRGSPPIRVKEAFTATLSPEELIARIMEAEPPEIYLMKDIKKPFTEANVMMSLTNLADKELVHMISWAKKIPGFVELSLFDQVHLLECCWLEVLMLGLMWRSVNHPGKLIFSPDLILSRDEGSCVQGFVEIFDMLLATTSRFRELKLQREEYVCLKAMILLNSNMCLSSAEGEDEPHSRMKLMQLLDSVTDALVWAISKMGLNFQQRSARLAHLLMLLSHIRHLSNKGMDHLHCMKMKKMVPLYDLLLEMLDAHIMHSSRLPSSSSRETAIPKENQRVQDPYGYSEQRTSSDREGHMALSQNVLKSDLSMVTAD; from the exons ATGTCAGAGTCTCCAAATAGAGACCCTCCTCTTGTGCAGCTTCAAGAAGTTGATTCCAGCAGGGCAGGAGGCCGAGTCATCTCATCCATCCTGACTTCTTCCTCCTCCCCAACCATGCCCATGGAGAGCCGTCCCATCTGCATTGCTTCACCCTATACGGATGTTGGTCATGACTTCACCACACATCCTTTCTACAGCCCTACACTACTGAGCTACAGTGGACCCCCTCTTGCCGATTGCCCCTCTGTGGGTCAGTCACTCAGCCCTACGCTCTTCTGGCCCTCTCACAGTCACATGGCAACTCTGGCATTGCATCGGCCGCAGGCGCACTGCCAGCAAAACCAGCTGAACAATTGTACCTGGCAGGAGCTTGCACCTCGCAGTTACACATCAGAGGACAGCAG CAAACCGATGGGGAAGCGGTCAGTGGAGTGTGAGGAGAGTTTCAGCTCAGCAGAGAGTAAATCAGATATGCACTTCTGTGCAGTGTGCAGTGATTATGCCTCTGGCTACCACTACGGTGTTTGGTCCTGTGAGGGATGCAAAGCTTTCTTCAAACGAAGCATCCAAG GCCATAACGACTACATCTGCCCTGCAACCAACCAGTGCACCATCGATAAGAACCGGCGCAAGAGCTGCCAGGCCTGCAGGCTTCGCAAGTGTTATGAAGTGGGAATGATGAAATGCG GCATGCGCCGGGAACGTGGGAGCTACAGTCGTGGAGGTACACAGCATAGAAGAATGGCACGTTTTCCTGCCAGGGCAGTAACAAGCAGTCAAAGTCAGATAGAGAGGAGAGGATCTCCACCCATCAGAGTGAAAGAAGCTTTTACAGCCACACTAAGCCCAGAGGAGTTGATAGCTCGAATCATGGAGGCCGAGCCACCAGAAATTTATTTAATGAAGGACATAAAGAAGCCGTTTACAGAGGCCAACGTCATGATGTCCCTTACCAACCTAGCTGATAAGGAGCTTGTCCACATGATCAGTTGGGCCAAAAAAATCCcag GTTTTGTAGAGCTTAGCCTTTTTGACCAGGTGCACCTGCTGGAGTGTTGCTGGTTAGAGGTGCTGATGCTGGGCTTGATGTGGAGATCTGTTAATCATCCTGGAAAACTCATTTTCTCACCTGATCTCATTCTCAGCAG GGACGAGGGCAGCTGCGTGCAAGGATTTGTAGAGATCTTTGACATGTTGCTAGCGACAACATCCCGATTTCGAGAGCTGAAGTTACAGAGAGAGGAGTACGTCTGTCTCAAGGCCATGATCCTTCTGAATTCTA ACATGTGTCTGAGTTCAGCTGAGGGAGAAGACGAGCCACACAGCAGAATGAAGCTAATGCAACTGCTGGACTCGGTGACGGACGCGCTGGTCTGGGCCATCTCGAAAATGGGTCTCAACTTTCAGCAGCGCTCTGCACGTCTGGCCCATCTACTTATGCTGCTTTCACATATACGCCATCTCAG TAATAAAGGTATGGACCATCTGCACTGCatgaaaatgaagaaaatgGTGCCACTGTATGACCTGCTTTTGGAAATGCTTGACGCCCACATCATGCACAGCTCCCGGCTGCCTAGCTCCAGCTCCAGAGAGACTGCTATACCAAAGGAGAATCAGAGGGTACAGGACCCCTACGGCTACTCTGAACAGCGGACGTCGTCAGACAGAGAGGGACATATGGCACTCAGCCAAAATG TGCTCAAAAGTGACCTTAGCATGGTGACGGCAGACTGA